One genomic region from Pempheris klunzingeri isolate RE-2024b chromosome 4, fPemKlu1.hap1, whole genome shotgun sequence encodes:
- the LOC139200271 gene encoding pannexin-1-like, whose product MAIAHVATEYVFSDFLLKEPNQARYRNIRTELAVDKMVTCVAVGLPLLLISLAFAQEVSVGTQISCFAPSNFTWRQAAYVDSYCWAAVHTHTLPLWLHKFFPYILLLVAVMMYTPALFWRFSAAPLLQSDLGFIMEELDRCYNRAVTLAKRLATSGLLTADSDPTEGCFNYPLVEKFLMTKRCSRVLLFYYLLCRGLTLLTLICACVYLGYYLRLASVTDEFGCALRVGLLVSDPSVKVPCKLIAVGVFSLLSLVNLVLFIALIPVVIYASLRPLFCHGYARFLETYQSLPTVSVLPTVGGQWDDLSLYLLFLEENISELKSYKYIKVLELLKKRGECSGENFDAMGLLQTLCLVKMDSVDGIKPTAAAGKQDQAKTSVVDSASCPTAAAAGAAKNSCNRLNSAAENDHKMETEMKELTPLLPGNSDTTGSSGGGTVRQRPM is encoded by the exons ATGGCCATCGCCCACGTGGCTACGGAGTACGTGTTCAGCGATTTTCTGCTGAAGGAGCCGAACCAGGCTCGATACCGCAACATCCGAACAGAGCTGGCTGTGGACAAGATGGTGACCTGTGTGGCAGTGGGcctgcccctcctcctcatctcacTGGCCTTCGCTCAGGAGGTTTCAGTTG GTACTCAGATCAGCTGTTTTGCTCCCTCTAACTTCACCTGGAGGCAGGCTGCTTATGTGGACTCGTACTGCTGGgcagctgtgcacacacacactctacctcTGTGGCTGcacaag tTCTTTCCCTACATTTTGTTGCTGGTGGCAGTGATGATGTACACCCCGGCGCTGTTCTGGAGATTCTCTGCGGCGCCCCTCCTGCAGTCGGACCTCGGCTTCATCATGGAGGAGTTAGACCGGTGTTACAACCGTGCCGTCACTCTGGCAAAACGCCTGGCGACCTCAGGACTGCTCACCGCAGACAG TGACCCTACCGAGGGCTGTTTCAACTACCCGCTGGTGGAGAAGTTCCTCATGACGAAGCGCTGCTCACGGGTGCTGCTGTTTTACTACCTGCTGTGTCGTGGCTTGACTCTTCTCACGCTGATCTGTGCCTGCGTCTACCTGGGCTACTACCTCCGCCTGGCCTCCGTCACGGACGAGTTCGGCTGCGCGCTGCGTGTCGGCCTGCTCGTCTCCGACCCGAGCGTCAAGGTGCCGTGTAAGCTCATCGCAGTGGGAGTCTTCTCGTTGCTGAG CCTTGTCAACTTGGTCCTGTTCATCGCACTGATTCCTGTGGTGATCTACGCCAGTCTCCGTCCCCTCTTCTGCCATGGATACGCCCGCTTCCTGGAAACCTACCAATCACTGCCCACCGTCAGTGTCCTGCCCACAGTCGGTGGCCAATGGGATGATCTGTCTTTGTATCTGCTCTTCCTGGAGGAGAACATCAGCGAACTGAAGTCCTACAAATACATCAAG GTGTTGGAGTTATTGAAGAAAAGAGGCGAATGCTCCGGAGAAAACTTTGACGCCATGGGTCTGCTGCAGACTCTCTGTCTGGTTAAGATGGACAGCGTGGATGGGATTAAACCTACTGCCGCTGCGGGGAAACAGGATCAAGCGAAAACTAGTGTGGTCGACTCTGCCAGCTGCCCCACAGCAGCCGCTGCTGGAGCAGCTAAGAACAGCTGCAACCGTCTGAACTCAGCCGCAGAGAACGACCACAAGATGGAAACTGAGATGAAAG AGCTCACTCCGCTGCTGCCAGGAAACAGCGACACAACAGGCAGCAGTGGGGGAGGGACTGTGCGGCAGCGACCGATGTGA